CAGGGACAGCGCAGACCTAAGGGCAGCCCTTCTTGCTTTCTTGTTCATGGACAGATTATAAGTTTTTGGTTGGGGGCCGAAGGCAACACCGCCGCCCGGATACTGGGGAGCCCTTTTACAGCCCTGACGAGCCTGACCGGTTCCTTTCTGCTTAAAAGGCTTTTTCCCGCTGCCGGAGACAGCAGCCCGGTTCTTGACTGCCACCGTGCCCGCACGACGATTCGCCAGCTGAATTTTAACAGCCTCGTGAATAAGGTATTCCCTTACTTCATCGTTAAAAACCGCGTCACTGAGCTCAATCTCACCGACTTTTTTGTGACTTGTATTATAAACATCAAGTTTTGCCATAACCTATCTCCAGACCAGCAATTATTTCTTTGCCTTAACACTATCCTTTATAAACACCAGGCCATTGGTGGAACCGGGGATTGCCCCACCCACCAAAATCAGATTGTCTGCAGCGTCAACCCTGACAACCTTGAGTCTCTGCACAGTAACTCTTTCGTTTCCAAGCTGACCTGGCATCTTTTTATTCTTGAATACGCGCGAAGGAGTGGCTGAACAGCCGATGGAACCAGGAGCCCTGTGAAAGCGTGAGCCATGGCTGGAACGACCGCCCTTGAAACCCCATCGCTTGATGACGCCTTGAAAGCCTTTACCGATGCTGGTTCCAGTGACATCAATAACATCTCCGGCAGCAAACAGATCTGCGTTAAGGACATCTCCCACATTATAGGAGTCCACATTATCTACACGAAGTTCGCGGAAAAAGGAGAACGCGCCGCTTCCGGCTGCCTTGCAATGACCAACCGTGGCACTGTTTGCCTTGGCAGCCTCTTTTGCGTCAAAGCCAACCTGGATAGCATTGTAGCCATCCTTTTCCTTTGTTTTCTTCTGGATAACAACACAAGGGCCTGCCTCGACGACAGTTACAGGAATGCGCCGGCCGTCATCAGCAAATATTTGTGTCATACCTATCTTCTTACCAATCAATCCCTTATTCATGGTTGATTATCCCCATCCTTATATTCTCAATTAAAGCTTTATCTCGACATCCACACCAGCAGAGAGATCAAGTTTCATCAGAGCGTCAACTGTCTGCTGTGTAGGCTCAAGGATATCGATCAGCCTCTTATGGGTTCTGATCTCGAACTGCTCACGTGATTTCTTGTCAACGTGAGGCCCGCGCAAAACGCAGTATTTGTTGACTACAGTCGGAAGAGGAATGGGACCGGCAACCCTGGCACCAGTCCTCTTGGCTGTATCCACAATCTCCCCGACAGATACGTCGAGCAGCTTGTGATCATAGGCTTTCAAACGGATTCTTATCTTCTGACTTGGCATTGTACCCTCAACTTTTTATTCGATAATAGAGCTGACAACCCCGGCGCCGACAGTGCGGCCGCCCTCACGGATGGCGAAGCGAAGTCCTTCGTCCATGGCGATTGGGGTGATCAGGTTCACTTGTACTGCTACGTTGTCGCCGGGCATTACCATCTCGGTGCCGGCGGCAAGTTCTACTATGCCGGTCACGTCGGTGGTGCGGAAGTAGAACTGGGGACGATAGCCGTTGAAGAACGGGGTGTGTCGTCCACCTTCTTCTTTGGTCAGGATGTAGGCTTCTGCCTTGAATTTGGTGTGCGGGGTGATTGAACCGGGCTTGGCGAGTACCTGGCCACGCTCAATGTCTTCACGCTTGACGCCACGAAGCAGAGCGCCGATGTTGTCGCCGGCACGGCCTTCA
This region of Geotalea daltonii FRC-32 genomic DNA includes:
- the rpsJ gene encoding 30S ribosomal protein S10; its protein translation is MPSQKIRIRLKAYDHKLLDVSVGEIVDTAKRTGARVAGPIPLPTVVNKYCVLRGPHVDKKSREQFEIRTHKRLIDILEPTQQTVDALMKLDLSAGVDVEIKL
- the rplC gene encoding 50S ribosomal protein L3, with the protein product MNKGLIGKKIGMTQIFADDGRRIPVTVVEAGPCVVIQKKTKEKDGYNAIQVGFDAKEAAKANSATVGHCKAAGSGAFSFFRELRVDNVDSYNVGDVLNADLFAAGDVIDVTGTSIGKGFQGVIKRWGFKGGRSSHGSRFHRAPGSIGCSATPSRVFKNKKMPGQLGNERVTVQRLKVVRVDAADNLILVGGAIPGSTNGLVFIKDSVKAKK
- the rplD gene encoding 50S ribosomal protein L4 produces the protein MAKLDVYNTSHKKVGEIELSDAVFNDEVREYLIHEAVKIQLANRRAGTVAVKNRAAVSGSGKKPFKQKGTGQARQGCKRAPQYPGGGVAFGPQPKTYNLSMNKKARRAALRSALSLLFKNDKLTVLDAINLDTVSTKNFVGVLKGFSLDKALVVTDAENRNLELSARNIKNVKVLKTEGLNIFDLMKYQRVIFTENSVRKVEGALQS